A genomic segment from Ovis aries strain OAR_USU_Benz2616 breed Rambouillet chromosome 26, ARS-UI_Ramb_v3.0, whole genome shotgun sequence encodes:
- the ADGRA2 gene encoding adhesion G protein-coupled receptor A2: MGAAGRRMRGVPARLLLPLLLPWLLLLTPETRGAPGCPVPIRSCKCSGERPKGLSGGAPNPARRRVACGGGDLPEPPDPGLLPNSTVTLLLSNNKITGLRSRAFLGLSLLEKLDLRNNIISTVQPGAFLGLGELKRLDLSNNRIGCLTSGTFQGLPRLLRLNISGNIFSSLQPGVFDELPALKVVDFGTEFLTCDCRLSWLLPWARNRSLQLSERTLCAYPSALHAQALAGLQEAQLRCEGALELHTLHLIPSLRQVVFQGDRLPFQCSASYLGNDTRIRWYHNRAPVEGDEQAGVLLADSLVHDCTFITSELTLSHIGVWASGEWECSVSTVQGNASKKVEIVVLETSASYCPAERVANNRGDFRWPRTLAGITAYQSCLQYPFTSVPLSGGAPGTRASRRCDRAGRWEPGDYSHCLYTNDITRVLYTFVLMPINASNALTLAHQLRVYTAEAASFSDMMDVVYVAQMIQKFLGYVDQIKELVEVMVDMASNLMLVDEHLLWLAQREDKACSGIVGALERIGGAALSAHAQHISVNSRNVALEAYLIKPHSYVGLTCTAFQRREAGMPGTRPAGPGQSPSPEPEPLADQQLRFRCTTGRPNVSLSAFHIKNSVALASIQLPPSLFSTPPAALAPPVPPDCTLQLLIFRNGRLFRTLGNTSRPGAAGPGRRRGVATPVIFAGTSGCGVGNLTEPVAVSLRHWAEGAEPVAAWWSQEGPGGPGGWRSEGCQLRSSQPNVSSLHCQHLGNVAVLMELSAFPREAGGSGAGLHPVVYPCTALLLLCLFSTIITYILNHSSIHVSRKGWHMLLNLCFHMAMTSAVFAGGITLTNYQMVCQAVGITLHYSSLSTLLWMGVKARVLHKELTWRAPPPPEGDAAPPAPRPMLRFYLIAGGIPLIICGITAAVNIHNYRDHSPYCWLVWRPSLGAFYIPVALILLITWIYFLCAGLRLRGPLAQSPKGGTGRVSLEPREELRGSTRLRSSGPLLSDSGSLLAAGSTGMVTPGPPEDGDGLYSPGVQLGALVTTHFLYLATWACGALTVSQRWLPRVVCSCLYGVAASALGLFVFTHHCARRRDVRASWRACRPPASGSRASPRAVPAGPEDGSPVFGEGPPSLKSSPSGSSGHAPPPGPCKLTNLQLAQSQACEAEAAARGEGEPEPPGPRAGLGQRHPNNLHHGRRGHKSRAKGHRAGEAGGKNRLRALRGGAAGAAELQSSESGSPHHSPSESYLGSSRHSPGAGPRLEGEAALTLSEGSDTSAAPPPEAGRPGQRRSASRDNLRGGALEKESKRRSYPLNSASLNGAPKGGKYDDVPSSGAEAAGGGCMKTGLWKSETTV; the protein is encoded by the exons GCTCTTGAGCAACAACAAGATCACCGGCCTCCGGAGCAGAGCCTTCCTGGGACTGTCCCTGCTGGAGAAATT GGACCTGAGAAACAACATCATCAGCACGGTGCAGCCCGGCGCCTTCCTGGGTCTGGGGGAGCTGAAGCGCTT GGACCTCTCCAACAACCGGATCGGCTGTCTCACCTCCGGGACCTTCCAGGGCCTCCCCAGGCTTCTCCGGCT AAACATATCTGGAAACATCTTCTCCAGTCTGCAACCTGGGGTCTTTGATGAGCTGCCAGCCCTTAAGGTGGT GGACTTCGGCACCGAGTTCCTGACCTGCGATTGCCGCCTGAGCTGGCTGCTTCCCTGGGCCCGCAACCGCTCCCTGCAGCTGTCGGAGCGCACGCTCTGTGCCTACCCCAGTGCCCTGCATGCCCAGGCCCTGGCCGGCCTCCAAGAGGCCCAGCTGCGCTGCG AGGGGGCCCTGGAGCTCCACACACTccacctcatcccatccctccgcCAAGTGGTCTTCCAGGGCGACCGGCTGCCCTTCCAGTGCTCCGCCAGCTACCTGGGCAACGACACCCGCATCCGCTGGTACCACAACCGGGCCCCCGTGGAGGGCGACGAGCAGGCGGGCGTCCTGCTGGCTGACAGCCTGGTCCACGACTGCACCTTCATCACCAG CGAGCTGACCCTGTCTCACATCGGCGTGTGGGCCTCAGGCGAATGGGAGTGCTCCGTGTCCACGGTCCAGGGAAATGCCAGCAAGAAGGTGGAGATCGTGGTGCTGGAGACCTCGGCTTCCTACTGCCCCGCTGAGCGTGTCGCCAACAACCGCGGGGACTTCAG GTGGCCGCGAACTCTAGCTGGCATCACAGCCTACCAGTCCTGCCTGCAGTACCCCTTCACCTCGGTGCCCCTGAGCGGGGGAGCCCCTGGCACCCGAGCCTCCCGCCGGTGCGACCGCGCTGGCCGCTGGGAGCCGGGGGACTACTCCCATTGTCTGTACACCAATGACATCACCCGGGTGCTCTACACCTTTGTGCTG ATGCCCATCAACGCCTCCAACGCACTGACCCTGGCCCACCAGCTTCGAGTGTACACGGCCGAGGCCGCCAGCTTCTCCGACATGATGGACGTCGTCTATGTGGCTCAGATGATCCAGAAGTTTCTGGGTTATGTTGACCAGATCAAAGAG ctggTTGAGGTGATGGTGGACATGGCCAGCAACCTGATGCTTGTGGACGAGCACCTTCTGTGGCTGGCCCAGCGCGAGGACAAGGCCTGCAGTGGCATCGTGGGCGCCCTGGAGCGCATCGGGGGAGCTGCGCTGAGCGCCCACGCCCAGCACATCTCCGTG AACTCGAGGAACGTGGCCTTGGAGGCCTACCTCATCAAGCCACACAGCTATGTGGGCCTGACCTGCACGGCCTTCCAGAGGCGGGAGGCGGGCATGCCCGGCACGCGGCCCGCGGGCCCCGGCCAGAGCCCGTCGCCCGAGCCGGAGCCCCTGGCCGACCAGCAGCTCCGCTTCCGCTGCACCACCGGCAGGCCCAACGTGTCTCTGTCAGCCTTCCACATCAAG AACAGCGTGGCCCTGGCCTCGATCCAGCTGCCGCCCAGTCTGTTCTCGACACCCCCGGCGGCCCTGGCCCCTCCGGTGCCCCCAGACTGCACCCTCCAGCTGCTCATCTTCCGCAACGGGCGCCTCTTCCGCACTCTGGGCAACACCTCCCGCCCCGGAGCCGCGGGGCCTGGGAGGAGGCGCGGCGTGGCCACCCCTGTCATCTTTGCGGGGACCA GTGGCTGCGGCGTGGGGAACCTGACCGAGCCGGTGGCCGTCTCACTGCGGCACTGGGCTGAGGGGGCTGAGCCCGTGGCGGCCTGGTGGAGCCAGGAGGGGCCAGGGGGGCCCGGGGGCTGGCGCTCTGAAGGCTGCCAGCTTCGCTCCAGCCAGCCCAATGTCAGCTCCCTGCACTGCCAGCACCTGGGCAACGTGGCCGTACTCATG GAGCTGAGCGCCTTCCCCAGGGAGGCAGGGGGCTCTGGGGCGGGGCTGCACCCTGTCGTGTACCCCTGCACggccctgctgctgctctgcCTCTTCTCCACCATCATCACCTACATCCTCAACCACAG CTCTATCCATGTGTCCCGGAAGGGCTGGCACATGCTGCTGAACCTGTGCTTCCACATGGCCATGACCTCTGCTGTATTTGCGGGAGGCATCACGCTCACCAACTACCAGATGGTCTGCCAGGCG GTGGGCATCACCCTGCACTACTCTTCGCTGTCTACGCTCCTCTGGATGGGCGTGAAGGCCCGCGTCCTTCACAAGGAGCTCACCTGGAGGGCGCCCCCTCCACCAGAAGGGGACGCTGCCCCGCCTGCCCCCCGACCCATGCTGCG GTTCTATCTGATCGCGGGAGGGATCCCACTCATTATCTGTGGCATCACGGCCGCTGTCAACATCCACAACTACCGGGACCACAGCCCCTA CTGCTGGCTGGTGTGGCGCCCAAGCCTAGGCGCCTTCTACATCCCGGTGGCTTTGATTCTGCTCATCACCTGGATCTATTTCCTGTGCGCAGGGCTGCGCTTACGGGGTCCCCTGGCACAGAGCCCAAAGGGGGGCACCGGCCGGGTCTCTCTGGAGCCGAGGGAGGAGCTGAGGGGTTCCACCAGGCTCAGGAGCAGCGGCCCCCTCCTGAGTGACTCAGGTTCCCTCCTGGCGGCTGGAAGCACAGGGATGGTGACGCCCGGGCCCCCGGAGGACGGCGATGGCCTCTATTCTCCGGGAGTCCAGCTGGGGGCGCTGGTGACCACGCATTTCCTCTACCTGGCCACGTGGGCCTGCGGGGCGCTGACGGTGTCGCAGCGCTGGCTGCCCCGGGTTGTGTGCAGCTGTCTGTACGGCGTGGCGGCCTCCGCCCTGGGTCTCTTCGTCTTCACCCACCACTGTGCCAGGCGTAGGGACGTCAGGGCCTCCTGGCGCGCCTGCCGGCCCCCGGCCTCGGGATCCCGCGCCTCCCCGCGGGCCGTGCCTGCTGGCCCCGAAGACGGGTCCCCGGTGTTCGGAGAAGGACCCCCGTCTCTCAAGTCGTCCCCGAGCGGCAGCAGCGGCCACGCGCCGCCCCCGGGGCCCTGCAAGCTCACCAACCTGCAGCTGGCGCAGAGCCAGGCATGCGAGGCGGAGGCGGCGGCCCGCGGGGAGGGGGAGCCCGAGCCCCCGGGTCCCCGGGCCGGCCTCGGCCAGCGCCATCCCAACAACCTGCACCACGGCCGCCGGGGCCACAAGAGCCGCGCCAAGGGGCACCGCGCGGGGGAGGCCGGCGGCAAGAACCGGCTCCGGGCGCTGCGCGGGGGCGCGGCCGGGGCGGCCGAGCTACAGTCAAGCGAGAGTGGCAGCCCGCACCACAGCCCGTCCGAGAGCTACCTGGGCAGCAGCCGCCACAGCCCGGGCGCCGGGCCCCGGCTCGAGGGCGAGGCCGCGCTCACGCTGTCCGAGGGCAGCGACACGAGCGCAGCGCCGCCCCCCGAGGCCGGCCGGCCGGGCCAGCGCCGCAGCGCCAGCCGCGACAACCTCCGGGGCGGCGCGCTGGAGAAGGAGAGCAAGCGCCGCTCGTACCCGCTCAACTCGGCCAGCCTCAACGGCGCTCCCAAGGGCGGCAAGTACGATGACGTCCCCTCGAGCGGCGCGGAGGCGGCTGGCGGCGGCTGCATGAAGACTGGCCTCTGGAAAAGCGAGACCACCGTCTAG